In one window of Pseudopipra pipra isolate bDixPip1 chromosome 27, bDixPip1.hap1, whole genome shotgun sequence DNA:
- the LOC135403338 gene encoding transducin-like enhancer protein 2, translating into MCSSPIRQQRIHTSGGQSGKSGMICKPMSCCFLCYPAVPPSPPCPSIWGTALALTASSSSPLCLADMDLLRYSPCCCLAPERAPSRSISCSPLECLQDEEQMGLKRKREEKNLPGHSDSDGDKSDYNLVVDEDPTSEPGSPGCSPSSRLAPVRGEMPSPTCTSSSGSTTPLGPKGQCPVGRRVGSQGWGWKVGPVGQFVSSLLQPKVGTEMPVLRV; encoded by the exons ATGTGCTCATCTCCCATTAGACAACAGAGAATCCACACTTCAGGTGGACAAAGTGGGAAATCAGGTATGATTTGTAAGCCCATGTCCTGTTGTTTCCTGTGTTACCCTGCAGtgcccccctctcctccctgcccgAGTATATGGGGCACAGCCTTGGCATTAACagcctcttcctcttctcccctctGCCTTGCTGACATGGATCTGCTCAGATattctccctgctgctgcttggctcCAGAACGTGCCCCAAGCCGG AGCATTTCTTGTTCCCCCCTTGAGTGCCtgcaggatgaggagcagaTGGGCCTGAAGCGGAAGCGGGAGGAGAAGAACCTGCCTGGGCATTCT GATAGTGATGGGGACAAGAGCGACTACAACCTCGTGGTGGATGAG GACCCCACCTCGGagcctggcagccctggctgctcaccCAGCAGCCGGCTGGCACCAGTTCGTGGGGAGATGCCGAGCCCGACCTGCACCTCCTCCAGTGGGAGCACAACACCCCTCGGGCCAAAGGGCCAGTGTCCAGTAGGGAGGCGTGTGGGCAGCCaaggctgggggtggaaagtGGGGCCAGTGGGGCAGTTTGTGAGCAGTCTGCTGCAGCCCAAGGTAGGCACAGAGATGCCAGTGCTGAGGGTTTGA